Below is a window of Paenibacillus bovis DNA.
TAGTGACCGTAGAATCATCAGGTATCCCGGTTGCTTTTGCGACGGCTTATGAGTTGGGCGTTCCGCTTGTATTTGCCCGTCGCAAAAAAACACTGCTTGCCGATCCGGATGCATTGGTCGAGCGTGTTCCTTCGTTCACCAAAGGTATTGTAACGGATATTGTATTATCTCAGCAGTTTATTACTGCCGAAGACCGTATTTTGTTTATCGATGATATTATCGCCAATGGAGATGCCGCCCGCGGACTGGTCAAAATTATTCAGCGATCCGGAGCGACGTTGGTCGGTGTAGGTATCGTCATCGAGAAAAGTTTCCAAAATGGAGCACAATCGATCCGTGAACAGGGCATTCGCCTGGATTCACTGGTCAAGATTGCTTCGCTGGATGAAGGGAAAATCACTTTCGCCTAATATAGGGAACTTATGTTTAAACCTTTTATTTTGGTTTATCTTATTTTATGGACATTGATAACCGATATTGTAAATATGGCCCCATGGTATAACATGAACTTGACAATTTGGGATATCCTTTGACTGAAAACTTGATATTCTCTTTTCAAATGGGGTATTAATGTCTTATAATAAAGATATGTTAGGGAGGGGAGGCAGACTAATGAGCAAAGAGCCGATCACTGAAGAGTTTTTTATCAATAAACTGGCCGCCGCAAAAGTACACTTCGAGCGTGCTTTGGATTGTAAGCACACTGAATTTGATGACCTGTATCCCTATATGATTGAACATCCGCAGTTTTTCTGGTACAAACGTTATGTAGCATGGTCTGAATTGCTGACCATTGTGAATCTGTGTCAGGAGCTGGACTTTAACTGGGAATCGCAATTCTCCGGTCACCAGGTAGAGTACGTGAACGAGCGTGTGATGTCCGCGAAAGTGCTTGATTATTGGTTCGAGAAAAACGATTCCAAAGAACACGCACAGCGCTAATCATAGCAGGAAGTCATTCAACAAGCATTCAGACCTAAATGATATCATTTAGGTCTTTTTTTGTAGAAGTTCAGATAGTACAGTGCTATTGCAGCAAAGAAGGTGAAAATAATGATGTCAGAAGAAGAACTGGATGGTTACCGTCAATCAGGAGAGAAGGTCCGGGTGGTACGCGATGGTATTCGGGAGAAT
It encodes the following:
- a CDS encoding xanthine phosphoribosyltransferase; its protein translation is MEELKQRILAEATVLSHDVLKLDALLNQQVDPQLTMRMGQEFAELYRSEQITRVVTVESSGIPVAFATAYELGVPLVFARRKKTLLADPDALVERVPSFTKGIVTDIVLSQQFITAEDRILFIDDIIANGDAARGLVKIIQRSGATLVGVGIVIEKSFQNGAQSIREQGIRLDSLVKIASLDEGKITFA